The following coding sequences lie in one Arachis ipaensis cultivar K30076 chromosome B05, Araip1.1, whole genome shotgun sequence genomic window:
- the LOC107640599 gene encoding pentatricopeptide repeat-containing protein At1g07590, mitochondrial-like — translation MRRAPSAHLRFRFLCIQSSRESSESDSESPQNSESLSRRIEKLRKGEAVGSAFCTWMGDGFPVHRGHVFHAINRLRKLNMNKRPLEVMEWVIRERPYRPRELDYSYLVEFTIKLHGIEHGEKLFPRIPTEFQNELLYNNLVIAMLDKGVIKLSLEYMKKMRELAYPISHLVFNRLIILHSSPSRKKLIPKLVVVVVEEVGGGCCGGGVVVVVVEGVFGRENLHWVKLWEVVEEEEEVEDSHELRRL, via the exons ATGCGTCGAGCACCTTCTGCCCACCTTCGTTTCAGATTCCTTTGCATCCAATCATCGCGAGAATCCTCCGAAAGTGATTCCGAGAGCCCTCAGAACTCAGAGAGCTTGTCTAGAAGGATCGAGAAGCTTCGGAAAGGGGAGGCTGTTGGGTCTGCCTTCTGCACTTGGATGGGTGATGGATTCCCCGTTCACAGAGGCCATGTCTTCCACGCCATCAACCGTCTTCGCAAGCTCAACATGAACAAACGCCCACTTGAG GTGATGGAATGGGTGATCCGAGAGAGGCCCTATAGGCCTAGGGAACTTGATTACTCTTATCTTGTGGAATTCACAATTAAGCTTCATGGGATTGAACATGGTGAGAAGCTCTTCCCTCGCATTCCAACTGAGTTTCAGAATGAGTTGCTATACAACAATCTGGTCATTGCAATGCTGGATAAAGGTGTCATAAAGCTTTCACTTGAGTACATGAAGAAAATGAGGGAGTTGGCTTATCCCATCTCACATTTGGTCTTCAACCGCCTCATAATCCTGCATTCCTCACCCTCCAGGAAGAAGTTGATTCCGAAattggtggtggttgttgtggaagaagttggtggtggttgttgtggcGGAGGAGTAGTGGTGGTTGTTGTGGAAGGTGTTTTCGGGAGAGAGAACCTCCATTGGGTGAAGCTTTGGGAGGttgtggaggaagaagaagaggtggaGGACTCGCATGAGTTGCGAAGGTTGTGA